From a region of the Pseudomonadaceae bacterium SI-3 genome:
- a CDS encoding 2-dehydropantoate 2-reductase (catalyzes the formation of 2-dehydropantoate from (R)-pantoate): MTAPKSRIGIIGAGAIGGFYGVMLARAGYDVHFLLRSEYEAVLQNGLQINSAVHGSMHLDSVQAYRAAAQMPKCDWLLIGAKSTSNSDLAPLIAEAAAENAKVVVLQNGLGVEETLRQVLSDNIHLLGGLCFICAYRSALGVVEHQALGGVNLGYHSGPASAAEQQSLVEEGVSMFRAAGVDSNVATNLAQARWQKLVWNLPYNGLSVLLDAGTEPLMKDPNSRALVRSIMLEACGAAAACGEPLPDALVDRMLMATDHMPNYLPSMYHDHVHGRPMELDAIYAAPLAAAAGAGFAMPKTEALYQALRFLSARAL, encoded by the coding sequence ATGACTGCTCCCAAATCTCGAATCGGAATTATCGGTGCTGGCGCTATTGGCGGCTTTTACGGCGTGATGCTCGCCCGGGCTGGTTACGATGTGCATTTCCTTTTGCGAAGCGAATACGAGGCGGTTCTGCAGAATGGGCTGCAGATAAACAGTGCGGTGCATGGCTCGATGCACCTGGACTCGGTACAGGCCTACCGCGCTGCTGCGCAAATGCCCAAGTGCGACTGGCTGCTGATTGGCGCGAAAAGCACCAGCAATTCGGACTTGGCTCCCCTGATCGCCGAGGCTGCAGCGGAAAATGCCAAAGTTGTGGTGTTGCAGAACGGCCTGGGGGTTGAGGAGACCCTGCGCCAGGTGCTGTCAGACAACATCCATCTGCTGGGCGGTCTCTGTTTCATCTGCGCCTATCGATCAGCGTTAGGCGTTGTGGAGCACCAGGCGCTTGGTGGAGTGAATCTTGGCTACCACTCCGGCCCGGCCAGCGCCGCTGAGCAGCAGAGCTTGGTTGAAGAGGGTGTTTCAATGTTTCGTGCGGCGGGTGTCGACTCTAATGTGGCTACGAACCTCGCGCAGGCGCGTTGGCAGAAGCTGGTCTGGAATCTGCCGTATAACGGTCTTTCCGTATTGCTCGACGCCGGTACGGAACCCTTGATGAAAGATCCTAACAGCCGAGCGCTGGTTAGATCGATCATGCTGGAAGCCTGTGGAGCTGCTGCCGCCTGTGGCGAACCGCTGCCCGATGCGCTGGTGGACCGAATGTTGATGGCCACCGATCACATGCCCAACTATCTGCCGAGCATGTATCACGATCATGTACACGGTCGCCCGATGGAGCTTGATGCGATCTACGCCGCTCCGCTGGCTGCTGCGGCAGGCGCGGGATTCGCAATGCCGAAGACCGAGGCGCTTTACCAGGCTCTGCGCTTCCTGTCAGCACGCGCGCTCTGA
- a CDS encoding 3-deoxy-7-phosphoheptulonate synthase: protein MADLPIDDLNVSSNETLITPEQLKRDIPLTTAALATVSEGRQVIRDILDGKDHRLFVVIGPCSIHDLKAAHEYAERLKVLADKVSDTLFLVMRVYFEKPRTTVGWKGLINDPYMDDSFKIQDGLHIGRQLLLDLAEMGLPTATEALDPISPQYLQDLISWSAIGARTTESQTHREMASGLSSSVGFKNGTDGSLTVAINALQSVSSPHRFLGINQSGGVSIVTTKGNAYGHVVLRGGNGKPNYDSVSVAVCEQELSKAGIKPNIMVDCSHANSNKDPALQPLVMDNVANQILEGNNSIVGLMVESHLGWGNQPIPKDLGDLKYGVSITDACIDWEATEKAVIGMHTKLKDVLPNRARS, encoded by the coding sequence ATGGCTGATTTACCGATCGATGACCTTAACGTTTCTTCCAACGAGACACTCATTACGCCTGAGCAGTTGAAGCGTGATATTCCGCTGACCACTGCAGCGCTGGCGACCGTCTCCGAAGGGCGCCAGGTAATACGCGACATTCTCGACGGCAAGGATCATCGCCTGTTCGTCGTGATAGGCCCCTGCTCGATTCATGACCTGAAAGCCGCGCATGAATATGCCGAGCGTCTAAAAGTGCTTGCCGACAAGGTCTCGGATACTCTGTTCCTGGTTATGCGTGTCTACTTCGAGAAGCCACGCACCACGGTCGGCTGGAAGGGCCTGATCAACGATCCGTACATGGATGACTCGTTCAAGATTCAGGATGGCCTGCATATTGGCCGTCAGCTACTGCTCGATCTCGCAGAAATGGGCTTGCCGACCGCTACCGAAGCCTTGGACCCAATCTCGCCGCAATACCTGCAGGACCTGATCAGCTGGTCGGCCATCGGTGCGCGGACAACCGAATCCCAGACTCACCGGGAAATGGCATCAGGGCTGTCGTCTTCGGTGGGTTTCAAAAATGGCACCGATGGCAGCTTGACCGTAGCGATCAATGCGCTGCAATCCGTATCCAGCCCACACCGTTTCCTGGGTATCAACCAGTCCGGCGGGGTCTCCATCGTCACGACCAAGGGCAACGCCTATGGTCATGTGGTGTTGCGTGGCGGGAATGGCAAGCCGAACTATGATTCGGTCAGCGTCGCAGTCTGCGAACAGGAACTGAGCAAAGCCGGCATCAAGCCCAACATCATGGTGGACTGCAGCCATGCCAATTCAAACAAAGACCCAGCCTTGCAGCCACTGGTGATGGACAACGTGGCCAATCAGATCCTGGAGGGTAACAATTCGATCGTTGGGTTGATGGTGGAAAGTCACCTGGGCTGGGGCAACCAGCCCATTCCCAAGGACCTCGGCGATCTGAAATACGGTGTCTCGATCACCGATGCCTGTATTGACTGGGAAGCAACTGAAAAAGCCGTTATTGGCATGCACACGAAACTGAAGGACGTACTGCCCAACCGCGCCCGCAGCTGA
- a CDS encoding N-acetyltransferase, protein MTEQLNIHHDRTSHQFETTVDGHRAYLAYVDLGKQTLDIYRTFVPDALRGRGIAAVLTQHALDYAAREGYTVIPSCSYVEWYIERQGASSDGLDRE, encoded by the coding sequence ATGACCGAACAGCTAAACATCCATCATGATCGAACGAGCCATCAGTTCGAGACCACCGTGGATGGTCACCGCGCGTATCTGGCCTATGTTGATCTAGGCAAACAAACTCTGGATATCTACCGGACCTTCGTACCCGATGCGCTGCGTGGTCGAGGTATTGCGGCCGTATTGACCCAGCATGCGCTGGATTACGCCGCGAGGGAGGGCTATACGGTTATTCCATCCTGTTCGTATGTGGAGTGGTACATCGAACGGCAGGGTGCTTCCTCGGACGGTCTCGACCGGGAATAA
- a CDS encoding arylesterase: MRNWLKGGVLVLLCWAHGALAGTVLVVGDSISAAFGLETSQGWVQLLQQRLDTENLDHRVVNASISGDTSAGGLARLPALLEEYDPEVVIIELGGNDGLRGQPPKQLNQNLSAMVDLSREADAKIVLLGMRLPPNLGQRYTSAFADAFDSLADEQNLPYVPFFLEGVGGVEGMMQADRIHPTASAQQQLLDNVWPVLEPLL, encoded by the coding sequence ATGCGAAATTGGTTGAAAGGTGGGGTCCTGGTTTTGCTGTGCTGGGCTCACGGCGCCTTGGCGGGAACGGTGCTGGTGGTCGGGGATAGTATCAGCGCCGCTTTCGGGCTGGAAACCAGCCAGGGCTGGGTACAGCTGCTTCAGCAACGCCTTGATACAGAGAATCTCGATCATCGCGTCGTGAACGCTTCGATCAGCGGTGACACCAGCGCTGGAGGGCTGGCGAGGTTGCCTGCGCTGCTGGAGGAATATGATCCGGAAGTAGTCATTATCGAATTAGGTGGCAACGACGGGCTCCGTGGTCAGCCGCCGAAACAACTGAATCAAAACCTGTCAGCCATGGTCGACCTATCACGCGAGGCCGATGCCAAGATCGTGTTGCTCGGTATGCGCTTGCCTCCCAACCTGGGGCAACGTTACACAAGTGCATTTGCCGACGCGTTCGACTCGCTTGCAGACGAGCAGAACCTTCCATACGTCCCGTTTTTTCTCGAAGGTGTAGGGGGCGTTGAGGGCATGATGCAAGCCGATCGAATCCATCCCACTGCGAGTGCGCAGCAGCAGTTGCTGGACAACGTCTGGCCGGTGCTCGAACCCTTGCTTTGA
- a CDS encoding ABC transporter, protein MSASILYARNLSKAVPSAEGELAILDDVSLSLDKGDSLAIVGTSGSGKSTLLGLLAGLDLPSSGEVHLAGHLLGALDEDQRARVRAEHVGFVFQSFQLLDSLNALENVMLPLELHGRRDAQAKATELLDRVGLGARLHHYPRQLSGGEQQRVAVARAFAAEPAVLFADEPTGNLDSHTGATITELLFELNRERGTTLVLVTHDERLAQRCQHLLRLEGGRQLLDELSR, encoded by the coding sequence ATGAGCGCCAGCATTCTTTACGCCCGGAACCTTAGCAAAGCGGTACCCAGCGCGGAAGGCGAGCTGGCGATACTAGACGATGTGTCGTTGAGTCTCGACAAGGGCGACAGCCTTGCGATAGTCGGCACTTCCGGTTCTGGTAAATCGACACTGCTCGGCTTGTTGGCTGGCCTGGACCTGCCCAGCTCTGGGGAGGTCCACCTGGCCGGCCACCTGCTTGGCGCTCTCGACGAAGACCAGCGAGCACGCGTGCGAGCTGAACACGTCGGTTTCGTCTTTCAATCGTTTCAGCTGCTCGACAGTCTCAACGCCCTGGAGAACGTCATGCTGCCGCTGGAACTGCATGGCCGGCGTGACGCACAGGCGAAAGCTACAGAATTGCTCGACCGGGTTGGCCTAGGCGCGCGTTTGCACCATTACCCGAGGCAACTGTCAGGTGGCGAACAACAGCGTGTCGCCGTGGCCCGCGCATTCGCCGCGGAACCGGCGGTGCTGTTCGCTGATGAGCCGACCGGCAACCTCGACAGTCATACGGGCGCAACCATCACCGAACTGTTGTTCGAGCTCAACCGCGAACGCGGCACGACGTTAGTGCTGGTGACTCATGACGAACGCTTGGCACAGCGCTGTCAGCATCTGCTCCGCCTGGAAGGCGGTCGCCAACTCCTCGACGAGTTGAGCCGATGA
- a CDS encoding ABC transporter permease → MKNVPASRLATLALRQLLRDARAGELRVLFFALLIAVAASTAIGYFGARLNDAMLLRATEFLGADLVLRGSAPAEPEQVKAGEQLQLQHARVVEFSSVVATDDNLQLTSVKAADDSYPLRGELRSAAAPYQPEQPGPGPQPGEAWAEARLFAALDLQIGDQIKVGNKPLRLTRVLTYEPDRVGDFYSLTPRVLMHLDDLEATGVVQPGSRVSYRELWRGSPEQLGAYEERIKAELQPHQRIETAKDGNRQIGGALGRAERYLNLASLAAVLLAGVAVALSAARFAARRFDASALLRCLGLSRREALMLYSLQLAYLGLFASTVGALLGWAAQHGLFFLLRELVVSEVPPATLWPALAGIATGLVALAGFALPPLAALGRVPPLRVLRRDMLPIPPSSWLVYGAAVIALGVIMWRLSLDLKITLALLGGGLLATAILGGLLLLALKGLRRALSGASLTWRLGLGQLLRHPLAAAGQSLAFGLILLAMALIGLLRGELLDTWQNQLPDDAPNHFVLNVLPADRDAFAARIEALSDHVAPLYPVVPGRLVAINGEPVRQLVSKESQGERAIRRDLSLTWAQEIPADNRLTAGQWWPSARGELPGVSVEAELAESLQVQLGDRLSFTVGGLTRDVSVTSLREVNWDSFQPNFYMIFEPQTLEDIPATYMTSFHLAEGKDRELVQLARDFPSATILQVEALLSQLRSILSQVSLAVEYVLMFVLAAGLAVLFAGLQATLDERIRQGALLRALGAERTLLIRARRTEFGVLGAASGVLAALGCELVSALLYHFVFDLRWQPHPWLLLLPLIGALLVGAAGVLGTRRALNASPLNVLREN, encoded by the coding sequence ATGAAAAATGTACCCGCCAGCCGCTTGGCAACGCTAGCGCTGCGTCAGCTGTTGCGCGATGCGCGCGCCGGTGAGTTACGCGTATTGTTCTTCGCGCTGTTGATCGCGGTCGCAGCCAGCACGGCTATTGGCTATTTCGGCGCTCGCCTGAACGACGCCATGCTGCTGCGTGCAACCGAGTTTCTGGGCGCCGATCTCGTGCTGCGCGGCAGCGCGCCGGCCGAACCCGAACAGGTCAAGGCAGGCGAGCAACTACAACTCCAGCACGCTCGGGTGGTTGAGTTCTCCAGCGTCGTCGCAACGGATGACAACCTGCAGCTGACCAGCGTCAAAGCCGCTGACGATAGCTATCCGTTACGCGGAGAGCTTCGCAGTGCAGCAGCGCCCTACCAGCCAGAACAACCAGGTCCTGGCCCGCAGCCAGGCGAAGCCTGGGCCGAAGCGCGCCTGTTCGCCGCCCTGGACCTGCAGATCGGCGATCAAATAAAGGTGGGTAACAAGCCGCTGCGGCTGACCCGCGTACTGACTTACGAACCTGATCGCGTCGGCGATTTCTACAGCTTGACGCCACGCGTGCTGATGCATCTCGACGATCTCGAGGCCACCGGCGTGGTCCAGCCCGGTAGCCGTGTAAGCTATCGCGAACTCTGGCGCGGCTCGCCCGAACAGCTGGGAGCTTATGAAGAGCGCATTAAAGCCGAGCTCCAACCACATCAACGCATCGAGACAGCCAAAGACGGCAACCGCCAAATCGGGGGTGCGCTGGGGCGCGCCGAGCGCTACCTGAACCTGGCCAGCCTGGCCGCCGTGCTGCTCGCGGGTGTCGCAGTGGCCTTATCGGCGGCGCGTTTCGCGGCGCGCCGCTTCGATGCCAGCGCGCTGTTGCGCTGCCTCGGTCTGTCACGCCGCGAAGCACTAATGCTCTATTCCCTGCAACTCGCCTACCTCGGCCTGTTTGCCAGCACGGTTGGCGCACTGCTGGGCTGGGCAGCGCAACATGGGTTGTTCTTCCTCCTGCGCGAACTTGTGGTCAGCGAAGTGCCACCGGCCACGCTCTGGCCGGCCCTGGCGGGAATTGCAACCGGCCTGGTTGCACTGGCCGGTTTCGCACTACCGCCCCTGGCAGCGCTCGGTCGTGTGCCACCGCTGCGGGTACTGCGCCGCGACATGCTGCCGATCCCGCCAAGCTCCTGGCTGGTGTATGGCGCCGCCGTCATCGCCCTTGGCGTGATCATGTGGCGGCTCAGTCTGGACCTGAAGATTACCCTCGCGCTGCTGGGGGGTGGTCTGCTCGCCACCGCGATCCTTGGCGGATTGCTTTTGCTGGCACTGAAAGGGCTGCGTCGAGCGCTTTCCGGGGCGTCGCTGACATGGCGTTTAGGGCTCGGGCAACTGCTCCGACACCCGCTGGCGGCGGCTGGTCAGTCGCTGGCTTTCGGCCTGATCCTGCTCGCCATGGCGCTAATAGGGCTGCTGCGCGGCGAATTGCTCGACACCTGGCAGAACCAATTGCCGGATGACGCCCCCAACCATTTTGTTCTGAATGTCCTGCCCGCCGACCGGGACGCATTCGCCGCACGCATCGAGGCACTCTCCGATCACGTCGCGCCTTTGTATCCGGTGGTGCCGGGTCGCTTGGTTGCCATCAACGGCGAGCCGGTGCGCCAGCTGGTCAGCAAGGAAAGCCAGGGCGAGCGCGCGATTCGTCGGGACCTGAGCCTGACCTGGGCCCAGGAAATACCTGCCGACAATCGCCTAACCGCCGGCCAATGGTGGCCTTCAGCGCGAGGCGAACTGCCTGGCGTGTCAGTGGAAGCCGAGCTGGCCGAGAGTCTTCAGGTGCAGCTGGGTGACCGGCTCAGCTTCACAGTTGGCGGGCTCACCCGCGACGTCAGCGTGACCAGCCTGCGGGAAGTCAACTGGGACAGCTTCCAACCCAACTTCTACATGATCTTCGAGCCACAGACCTTGGAGGATATACCCGCCACCTACATGACCAGCTTTCATCTGGCCGAAGGAAAGGATCGCGAGCTGGTACAGCTAGCCAGGGATTTTCCGTCCGCAACGATATTGCAGGTGGAAGCCTTGCTCAGCCAGTTGCGCAGCATCCTGTCGCAGGTTTCGCTAGCGGTCGAATATGTGCTGATGTTCGTGTTGGCGGCAGGCCTGGCGGTATTGTTCGCCGGTCTACAAGCGACGCTGGACGAGCGGATTCGTCAAGGTGCACTGCTCCGAGCACTCGGAGCGGAGCGAACGTTATTGATCAGAGCCAGACGTACCGAATTTGGGGTATTGGGTGCCGCCAGCGGTGTACTTGCCGCATTGGGTTGTGAACTGGTCAGCGCCCTGCTCTATCACTTCGTCTTCGATCTTCGCTGGCAGCCGCATCCATGGCTGCTACTGCTACCGCTGATCGGCGCGCTGCTGGTCGGTGCGGCGGGGGTGCTGGGGACGCGGCGAGCCCTCAATGCCAGCCCACTGAACGTCCTGCGTGAAAATTGA
- the greB gene encoding transcription elongation factor GreB, with protein sequence MSRYRPPRPAGTPLITPEGEARLRAELHELWHVKRPQVTQSVSEAAAQGDRSENAEYTYGKKMLREIDSRVRFLTKRLEKLKVVGERPSDPGKVYFGAWVTVEDEDGAQARYRIVGPDELDLRQGLISIDSPLARALVGKTLDAEVQVQTPTGPKLWYIVAIDYP encoded by the coding sequence ATGAGCCGTTATCGTCCACCTCGCCCTGCCGGAACCCCTCTGATCACCCCCGAAGGCGAGGCACGGCTACGAGCCGAACTGCACGAGCTGTGGCACGTGAAGCGTCCACAGGTCACCCAGTCGGTCAGCGAGGCGGCGGCGCAAGGCGACCGTTCGGAAAACGCCGAATACACCTACGGTAAGAAGATGCTGCGCGAAATCGACAGCCGCGTACGTTTTTTGACCAAACGACTGGAAAAACTCAAGGTCGTCGGTGAACGACCCAGCGACCCCGGCAAGGTTTATTTTGGCGCCTGGGTGACAGTCGAGGACGAAGATGGCGCACAGGCCCGCTACCGTATTGTTGGGCCAGATGAGCTGGACCTGCGCCAGGGGCTGATCAGCATCGATTCGCCGTTGGCGCGCGCCTTGGTTGGAAAAACGCTGGATGCTGAAGTCCAGGTGCAAACGCCCACCGGACCAAAACTCTGGTACATCGTCGCGATCGACTACCCATGA
- a CDS encoding lipase — MNKNKTVFALCLGTFVAISSQAQAGLFSSSGYTQTRYPIVLAHGMLGFDSMLGIDYWYGIPQALRRDGAQVYVTEVSQLNTSELRGEELLQQVEEIVAISGKPKVNLVGHSHGGPTVRYVAAVRPDLVASVTSVGAPHKGSDVADLLRKIPEGSGGEAILAGLTNGMGALIHFLSGSPSTEPQNSLGSLESLNSEGAARFNAKYPQGVPTSACGEGAYKVNGVRYYSWSGTSPLTNPLDVSDAMLGAGSLAFDEANDGLVGRCSSHLGMVIRDNYRMNHLDEVNQVLGLTSLFETDPVTIYRQHANRLKNAGL; from the coding sequence ATGAATAAGAACAAGACTGTGTTCGCTCTATGCCTCGGAACCTTCGTGGCAATTTCAAGCCAAGCCCAGGCCGGCCTATTCAGCTCCAGCGGCTACACCCAGACGCGTTACCCGATCGTGCTGGCACATGGCATGCTCGGCTTCGACAGCATGCTTGGCATCGACTACTGGTACGGCATTCCCCAGGCGCTTCGACGTGATGGCGCACAGGTTTACGTTACCGAAGTCAGCCAACTCAACACCTCGGAGCTGCGTGGAGAGGAACTTCTTCAACAGGTCGAGGAAATCGTTGCGATCAGTGGCAAACCGAAAGTGAATCTGGTCGGCCACAGCCACGGTGGGCCAACCGTGCGCTATGTTGCCGCCGTTCGTCCCGACCTGGTCGCGTCGGTCACCAGCGTAGGCGCGCCGCACAAAGGCTCCGACGTTGCCGACCTGTTGCGCAAGATCCCCGAGGGCTCGGGTGGCGAAGCCATACTCGCCGGGCTCACCAACGGCATGGGGGCATTGATCCATTTCCTTTCGGGAAGCCCCAGTACCGAACCACAGAATTCGCTCGGCTCACTTGAATCACTCAACAGCGAAGGCGCCGCCCGTTTCAACGCGAAATATCCGCAAGGGGTTCCGACCAGCGCCTGCGGCGAAGGCGCGTACAAGGTCAATGGGGTGCGCTATTACTCCTGGAGCGGCACCAGCCCGCTGACCAACCCGCTAGATGTGAGTGACGCCATGCTGGGCGCCGGCTCGCTGGCCTTTGACGAAGCCAATGACGGCTTGGTTGGCCGCTGCAGCTCGCATTTGGGCATGGTCATCCGTGATAACTATCGGATGAACCACCTGGATGAGGTCAACCAGGTGCTTGGACTGACCAGCCTGTTCGAAACCGATCCGGTGACCATTTACCGCCAGCACGCCAACCGCCTGAAGAACGCAGGCCTCTGA
- a CDS encoding lipase chaperone — protein MKMLAVLFVLTLILGVAMYGGVPPAPTPAQALGRPQPVQINTSEVSPQQSPTPTRKLPRTDAIARLPDSFAGTRVDGRLRADAGGNLIIDAEIRRVFDYFLASIGEEPLKTSVARLRRYIETQLPEPAADHAIQLLSQYLDYKRQLLLLEQHHTQQADIDAMRDRLRAVQQLRAGIFDDRVHQAFFALDEATDHFTLERLAIRHDATLDASGKGAALDRLQDSLPAELQDTVAVQMQRQLSEQTRALAANGGNPADLRQLRQQLVGNAAAARLEELDRQRQAWQSRLTAYNQAKRRIERSQGLGEADKRAAIARLAAEQFNENERQRLQAAEQLLAAKRG, from the coding sequence ATGAAAATGCTTGCCGTCCTGTTCGTATTGACACTTATCCTCGGCGTCGCGATGTACGGAGGTGTCCCGCCCGCCCCTACGCCTGCTCAAGCCCTTGGCCGCCCTCAGCCCGTTCAGATCAACACTAGCGAGGTCAGTCCGCAACAAAGCCCAACACCCACCCGGAAGCTGCCGCGGACTGACGCGATTGCCCGTCTACCGGACTCTTTTGCAGGTACACGGGTGGACGGGCGACTGCGGGCTGACGCGGGCGGAAATCTGATCATCGATGCGGAGATACGCCGTGTCTTCGATTACTTCCTGGCCTCAATTGGTGAGGAACCGCTCAAAACCAGTGTCGCCAGGCTACGTCGCTACATCGAAACGCAGCTCCCCGAGCCTGCAGCGGACCATGCCATCCAGCTGCTGAGCCAGTACCTAGATTACAAAAGGCAGCTGCTGTTGCTGGAGCAGCACCATACGCAACAGGCCGACATAGACGCCATGCGCGATCGCCTTCGCGCGGTTCAGCAGCTGCGTGCGGGAATCTTCGATGATCGGGTCCACCAAGCATTCTTCGCGCTAGACGAGGCGACTGACCACTTCACGCTAGAACGCCTGGCCATTCGGCACGACGCAACGCTCGACGCGTCGGGCAAAGGCGCGGCATTGGACAGGTTGCAAGACAGTCTGCCAGCGGAACTGCAGGATACAGTGGCGGTACAGATGCAAAGGCAACTGAGCGAGCAGACACGTGCGCTGGCAGCCAACGGTGGCAACCCGGCCGATCTACGACAGCTACGCCAGCAGCTGGTTGGCAACGCAGCCGCAGCCCGCCTGGAGGAGCTCGACCGTCAGCGCCAGGCATGGCAAAGCCGGCTCACCGCCTATAACCAGGCGAAACGCCGGATTGAACGCAGCCAGGGACTCGGCGAGGCGGATAAACGTGCCGCCATCGCCCGCTTGGCGGCCGAGCAATTCAATGAGAACGAGCGCCAACGGCTGCAAGCTGCTGAGCAGCTGCTCGCCGCTAAGCGCGGCTAA
- a CDS encoding lytic transglycosylase F yields the protein MTRLFSLLLCLLVLAPWPAVARVMGPPAWQSADTVRDLADIRRSGVLRVLVNQSRNSSGEVKGEPIGVEYVRLRAFEQYLNRGSKGTPISLKIIPKAKDQLLGALQRGEGDLVAPGEILPQGAARRISRSRAVIAQVPMVLVSRQGGPRYKSFEQLSGRSLALSAGSAAGPALDKLNRSLMQAGRAPIAVEWVDPTLAVEDVLEMVQAGVYPATVVEQPIAERWAKVLPKLRIESQLTLGDPADMHWFVQKDAGMLSASVDRFLQTYSAPDNQDAAFVRVYRRLYRVQYPLDRVGRQRLEKVRPTLQRHAQQQQIDWLNLAALAFKESTLDPSARGAGGATGLMQVTPATARSMGVKDIGQLDNNVLASAKYLANIRQTFFSSPRLNERERMAFVLAAYNLGPQRVQSLRAEARRRGLNPDQWFFQVERVAMSSMGMGVVSYVNAVNKYYLAYTRERYLLEGGPQSASSN from the coding sequence ATGACCCGATTATTTTCCCTGCTGCTGTGTCTGCTGGTGCTTGCACCCTGGCCGGCGGTTGCACGGGTGATGGGGCCTCCAGCCTGGCAGTCGGCGGATACCGTACGCGATCTCGCTGATATTCGCCGCAGTGGCGTTCTTAGGGTTCTGGTCAATCAAAGCCGCAACAGTTCCGGCGAGGTCAAAGGCGAGCCCATCGGTGTGGAATACGTGCGCCTGCGCGCCTTCGAGCAGTATCTCAATCGTGGTTCGAAGGGCACGCCGATCAGCTTGAAGATCATTCCCAAGGCTAAGGACCAGCTGCTCGGTGCGCTGCAACGCGGTGAGGGTGATCTGGTTGCCCCTGGAGAGATCTTGCCGCAAGGCGCGGCGCGCCGGATAAGCCGTAGCCGTGCTGTGATCGCTCAGGTGCCGATGGTGTTGGTGAGTCGACAGGGTGGCCCTCGTTATAAGAGCTTCGAGCAACTATCAGGTCGTAGCCTGGCGCTGTCGGCCGGCAGTGCCGCGGGTCCTGCGCTGGACAAGCTAAATCGGAGCCTGATGCAGGCCGGACGGGCACCGATCGCTGTCGAGTGGGTTGACCCCACGTTGGCGGTGGAGGACGTACTGGAGATGGTACAGGCTGGCGTCTATCCGGCTACCGTGGTGGAGCAGCCCATTGCAGAGCGCTGGGCAAAAGTATTGCCTAAGCTGCGCATCGAATCGCAGCTGACACTGGGCGACCCCGCCGATATGCATTGGTTTGTGCAAAAGGATGCGGGAATGCTAAGTGCGAGCGTCGACCGTTTCCTCCAAACCTACAGCGCGCCTGATAACCAGGATGCAGCATTCGTTCGCGTCTATCGCAGACTCTATCGGGTGCAGTATCCACTGGATCGTGTCGGCAGACAGCGCCTGGAAAAAGTCCGTCCGACCTTGCAGCGGCATGCCCAGCAGCAACAGATCGATTGGCTCAACCTGGCTGCGCTAGCCTTCAAAGAGTCGACGCTCGATCCGTCGGCGCGCGGTGCGGGCGGAGCCACCGGGCTGATGCAAGTGACGCCGGCGACCGCTCGTAGCATGGGTGTGAAGGATATCGGTCAACTGGATAACAACGTGCTTGCCAGCGCGAAGTATCTGGCAAATATCCGCCAAACCTTCTTTTCCAGTCCCAGGCTGAATGAGCGCGAGCGCATGGCGTTTGTGCTCGCGGCCTACAACCTCGGACCGCAGCGGGTCCAGAGCCTGCGTGCCGAGGCCCGCCGTCGAGGCCTTAACCCGGACCAGTGGTTTTTCCAGGTTGAGCGCGTTGCCATGTCGAGCATGGGTATGGGTGTGGTCAGCTATGTCAATGCCGTGAACAAGTACTACCTGGCCTACACCCGGGAGCGGTACCTCCTCGAAGGCGGTCCGCAGAGCGCTTCCAGCAATTGA
- a CDS encoding hydrolase TatD, translating to MQLVDIGVNLTHPTFARDPRAVVQRAYTAGVTQLVLTGTSLAESEAALALCRELDEGRQRLFCTAGIHPHDSSQWASSTSAQLKALLAEPETRAVGECGLDFNRDLSPRAQQERVLEEHLQLAVETGLPVFLHERDADQRLVQILRPFRDKLSAAVVHCFTGEKRALYAYLDLDLHIGITGWICDERRGTHLHPLVREIPEARLMLESDAPYLLPRTLRPKPKGGQNEPAFLPEVLREVAQHRGVSEEQLAQSTTRCAQEFFRIEPLNEH from the coding sequence ATGCAACTTGTCGACATCGGCGTCAACCTCACCCACCCAACGTTTGCCCGTGATCCCCGTGCAGTTGTGCAGCGCGCCTACACGGCGGGCGTCACACAATTGGTTTTGACCGGCACTAGCCTTGCTGAAAGCGAAGCAGCACTGGCCCTCTGCCGGGAGCTGGATGAAGGCCGGCAACGGTTGTTCTGTACCGCGGGTATCCACCCTCATGACTCGAGCCAATGGGCATCCAGTACCAGTGCACAGCTCAAAGCCCTACTCGCCGAACCCGAGACGCGCGCGGTCGGCGAGTGCGGACTGGATTTCAACCGGGATCTGTCCCCTCGCGCACAGCAGGAACGGGTCCTGGAAGAACACCTGCAGCTGGCAGTAGAAACCGGCCTGCCGGTGTTTCTTCACGAGCGCGACGCCGACCAGCGTCTGGTACAAATACTTCGGCCGTTCCGTGACAAGCTCAGCGCTGCGGTCGTGCACTGCTTTACCGGCGAGAAACGCGCGCTCTATGCCTACCTCGATCTCGACCTCCACATCGGCATCACTGGCTGGATATGTGATGAGCGCCGCGGCACTCACCTGCATCCACTGGTGCGCGAAATCCCTGAAGCTCGCTTGATGCTCGAAAGCGATGCACCCTACCTGCTGCCACGCACGCTGCGGCCGAAACCTAAAGGTGGCCAGAACGAGCCGGCATTTCTTCCTGAAGTACTCCGTGAAGTGGCGCAGCATCGAGGTGTCAGCGAGGAACAGCTGGCGCAGAGCACGACCCGCTGTGCTCAGGAATTCTTCCGCATCGAGCCGCTGAATGAACACTGA